Proteins co-encoded in one Methylobacterium sp. WL1 genomic window:
- a CDS encoding cytochrome P460 family protein: MRAITVAASSLLAAALLGAAALRAGTAPEASPLYGVTVPDGFRDWPLIGVAQETGALDELRAVVGNAPALQAYRSGTLPFPDGTILVKRAWKRTPSGKFEPAFVPGAATTVQVMVKDSKRYPETGGWGFGRFIDGKPTDAAQHETCFACHQANVRDHDYVFTRLAP; this comes from the coding sequence ATGCGTGCCATCACCGTTGCTGCGTCCAGCTTGCTGGCGGCCGCCCTGCTGGGCGCCGCCGCCCTCCGTGCCGGGACCGCGCCCGAAGCGTCGCCGCTCTACGGCGTGACCGTTCCGGACGGTTTTCGCGACTGGCCGCTCATCGGGGTCGCGCAGGAGACCGGCGCCCTCGACGAGCTGCGCGCGGTGGTGGGCAACGCCCCGGCGCTGCAGGCCTACCGGTCGGGCACGCTGCCCTTCCCGGACGGGACGATCCTGGTGAAGCGCGCCTGGAAACGCACCCCCTCCGGGAAATTCGAGCCGGCCTTCGTCCCCGGGGCGGCGACCACGGTCCAGGTCATGGTCAAGGATTCGAAGCGCTACCCGGAAACCGGCGGCTGGGGGTTCGGCCGCTTCATCGACGGCAAGCCCACGGACGCGGCCCAGCACGAGACCTGCTTCGCCTGCCATCAGGCCAACGTCCGGGACCACGACTACGTGTTCACCCGGCTCGCGCCCTGA
- a CDS encoding 4-hydroxyproline epimerase has protein sequence MANHTFSCLDGHTCGNPVRLVSGGGPILEGGTMLEKRAHFLRTYDWIRTGLMFEPRGHDMMSGAILYPPTRPDCDVAVLFIETSGCLPMCGHGTIGTVTMAIENGLVTPRAPGRLSIDAPAGKVDITYRQEGRFVEEVRLRNVPGFLHAEGLTAHLDGVGEIVVDVAYGGNFYAIVEPQKNFRDMADHTAGDLIARSPKLRAALNATYDFVHPEHPEIRGLSHILWTGAPRHPEAQARNAVFYGDKAIDRSPCGTGTSARMAQLAAKGRLGVGDDFVHESIIGSLFRGRVEAATTVAGKPAIVPSVAGWARQTGINTIFIDDRDPFAHGFVVA, from the coding sequence ATGGCCAACCACACCTTCTCGTGCCTCGACGGCCATACCTGCGGCAACCCGGTCCGCCTCGTCTCGGGCGGGGGCCCGATCCTCGAAGGCGGCACCATGCTGGAGAAGCGCGCCCATTTCCTGCGCACCTACGACTGGATCCGCACCGGGCTGATGTTCGAGCCGCGCGGCCACGACATGATGTCGGGCGCGATCCTGTATCCGCCGACGCGGCCCGATTGCGACGTCGCGGTGCTGTTCATCGAGACCAGCGGCTGCCTGCCGATGTGCGGCCACGGCACCATCGGCACGGTCACCATGGCGATCGAGAACGGCCTGGTCACGCCGCGCGCGCCGGGGCGGCTCTCGATCGACGCGCCGGCCGGCAAGGTGGACATCACCTACCGGCAGGAGGGCCGTTTCGTGGAGGAGGTGCGGCTGCGCAACGTGCCGGGCTTCCTGCACGCCGAAGGGCTGACCGCGCATCTCGATGGGGTCGGCGAGATCGTGGTGGACGTCGCCTACGGGGGCAACTTCTATGCGATCGTCGAGCCCCAAAAAAACTTCCGGGACATGGCCGATCACACCGCCGGGGACCTCATCGCCCGGTCGCCGAAGCTGCGCGCGGCGCTCAACGCCACGTACGACTTCGTCCATCCGGAGCATCCGGAGATCCGGGGCCTGTCACACATCCTGTGGACCGGCGCGCCGCGCCACCCCGAGGCCCAGGCCCGCAACGCCGTGTTCTACGGCGACAAGGCGATCGATCGCTCGCCCTGCGGCACCGGCACCTCGGCCCGGATGGCGCAGCTCGCCGCCAAGGGGCGCCTCGGGGTGGGCGACGATTTCGTGCACGAATCGATCATCGGCTCGCTGTTCCGCGGCCGGGTCGAGGCCGCGACCACGGTGGCCGGCAAGCCCGCGATCGTGCCCTCGGTGGCGGGCTGGGCGCGCCAGACCGGCATCAACACCATCTTCATCGACGACCGCGATCCGTTCGCGCACGGCTTCGTGGTGGCGTAG
- a CDS encoding alpha/beta hydrolase has protein sequence MKAATHPEHPPETIDRSRRRLLGATAAALAFAEFGRIGVARAETGAPADGSIPRPVPRPVPRPMPGTLKQVEAGMLDVGYAEAGPADGPAVILLHGWPYDIHAFAEVVPILAAAGHRVIVPHLRGYGTTRFLATDAVRNGEQAALAVDVIALMDALGIPRAVLGGFDWGARTACIVAALWPDRCRALVSVSGYLIGSQEAGKAPLPPRAELSWWYQFYFATSRGRAGYEAYRDAFARLIWQSASPRWAFDDATFARSAQSFDNPDHVGIVVHNYRWQLGLAEGERRYEALEDRLARAPEIAVPTITLEGDANGAPHPEPATYAGKFTGRYAHRPITGGIGHNLPQEAPHAFAQAVIDAASA, from the coding sequence ATGAAAGCCGCCACGCATCCTGAACATCCCCCCGAGACCATCGACCGGAGCCGCCGCCGGCTCCTCGGCGCCACGGCCGCGGCCCTGGCATTCGCGGAGTTCGGCCGCATCGGCGTCGCGCGGGCCGAGACCGGAGCCCCCGCGGACGGTTCCATCCCTCGCCCCGTCCCTCGCCCGGTTCCTCGCCCCATGCCCGGCACGCTGAAGCAGGTCGAGGCCGGAATGCTCGATGTCGGCTATGCCGAGGCCGGCCCCGCCGACGGTCCGGCGGTCATCCTGCTGCACGGCTGGCCCTACGACATCCACGCCTTCGCGGAGGTCGTCCCGATCCTCGCCGCAGCGGGCCATCGGGTGATCGTTCCGCATCTGCGCGGCTACGGGACGACCCGCTTCCTGGCCACGGACGCGGTCCGCAACGGCGAGCAGGCGGCGCTGGCGGTGGACGTCATCGCCCTCATGGACGCCCTCGGCATCCCCCGCGCCGTGCTCGGCGGCTTCGACTGGGGCGCCCGGACGGCCTGCATCGTCGCGGCGCTCTGGCCGGACCGGTGCCGCGCCCTCGTCTCGGTGAGCGGCTACCTGATCGGCAGCCAGGAGGCCGGCAAGGCGCCGCTGCCGCCGAGGGCCGAGCTGTCCTGGTGGTACCAGTTCTACTTCGCCACCAGCCGGGGCCGGGCCGGCTACGAGGCGTATCGCGACGCCTTCGCCCGGCTGATCTGGCAGAGCGCCTCGCCGCGCTGGGCGTTCGACGACGCGACCTTCGCCCGCAGCGCCCAGTCCTTCGACAACCCCGACCATGTCGGCATCGTCGTCCACAATTACCGCTGGCAGCTCGGGCTCGCCGAGGGCGAGCGGCGCTACGAGGCCCTGGAGGACCGGCTGGCCCGGGCGCCGGAGATCGCCGTGCCGACGATCACGCTCGAGGGCGACGCCAACGGCGCCCCGCATCCGGAGCCTGCGACCTATGCCGGGAAATTCACCGGCCGCTACGCGCACCGGCCGATCACCGGCGGGATCGGCCACAACCTGCCCCAGGAGGCGCCGCACGCCTTCGCGCAGGCCGTCATCGATGCGGCCTCGGCCTGA
- a CDS encoding FAD-dependent oxidoreductase, which yields MAAAEPPDVIVVGAGVVGLSAALVLRARGLSVTVLDREGPAAGASAGNAGAFAFSDILPLASPGILRRAPRWLLDPLGPLSVPPAYAPRILPWMLRFWRACAPDRVRRATAAQTALMDLSRDTLEPFLEATGTRGMLCKDGNLQVYEGKPEFDAALPGWDVRADHGIAFQHLDAAAMAAIQPGLAPRFTHGTFTPGWYSIAEPKTYVLALAERLRDEGGAIARAEVTALRPTADGIAVVTSAGTRMAGQVVVAAGAFSHRLARTLGERIPLETERGYNTTLPEGALDLRTQVTFGGHGFVVTRLSCGIRVGGAVELGGLDRPPDFRRSEAMLRKAKTFLPGLKTEGGQPWMGFRPSLPDSLPAIGRAASTRRVVYAFGHGHLGLTQSAGTARLVADLVTGAPPSIDLAPFSPQRFR from the coding sequence CGGCCGCGGAGCCACCGGACGTCATCGTCGTCGGAGCGGGCGTCGTCGGGCTGTCCGCCGCCCTGGTCCTGCGCGCGCGCGGCCTGTCGGTCACGGTGCTCGATCGGGAGGGCCCGGCGGCCGGGGCGAGCGCGGGCAATGCCGGCGCCTTCGCGTTCTCCGACATCCTGCCGCTGGCCTCGCCCGGCATCCTCAGGAGGGCGCCGCGCTGGCTGCTCGATCCGCTCGGGCCGCTCTCGGTGCCGCCGGCCTACGCGCCCCGGATCCTGCCCTGGATGCTGCGCTTCTGGCGAGCCTGCGCGCCGGATCGCGTCCGCCGGGCGACCGCCGCCCAGACCGCGCTCATGGACCTGTCGCGGGACACGCTGGAGCCATTCCTCGAGGCCACCGGCACGCGGGGGATGCTGTGCAAGGACGGCAACCTCCAGGTCTACGAGGGAAAGCCGGAATTCGACGCCGCCCTCCCCGGCTGGGACGTCCGCGCCGATCACGGCATCGCCTTCCAGCACCTCGACGCCGCCGCGATGGCGGCGATCCAGCCGGGCCTGGCGCCCCGCTTCACGCACGGGACGTTCACCCCCGGCTGGTACTCGATCGCCGAACCGAAAACCTACGTGCTCGCCCTGGCCGAGCGCCTGCGGGACGAAGGCGGCGCGATCGCGCGGGCCGAGGTCACGGCGCTGCGCCCCACAGCCGACGGCATCGCCGTGGTGACATCCGCCGGCACCCGCATGGCCGGGCAGGTCGTGGTCGCGGCCGGGGCCTTCTCGCACCGCCTTGCCCGCACCTTGGGCGAGCGGATCCCGCTGGAGACGGAGCGGGGCTACAACACGACCCTGCCCGAGGGCGCCCTCGACCTGCGCACGCAGGTCACCTTCGGGGGCCACGGCTTCGTGGTGACGCGGCTCTCCTGCGGGATCCGGGTCGGCGGCGCGGTGGAACTCGGCGGCCTCGACCGGCCGCCGGATTTCCGGCGCTCGGAGGCGATGCTGCGCAAGGCCAAGACCTTCCTGCCGGGCCTCAAAACCGAGGGCGGCCAGCCCTGGATGGGCTTCCGACCGTCGCTGCCCGACTCGTTGCCCGCCATCGGTCGGGCCGCGTCCACCCGCCGGGTCGTCTACGCCTTCGGGCACGGTCATCTGGGGCTGACCCAGTCGGCGGGCACCGCGCGCCTCGTCGCCGACCTCGTCACCGGCGCGCCGCCGTCCATCGACCTCGCGCCGTTCTCGCCCCAGCGCTTCCGATAG